The proteins below come from a single Natranaerofaba carboxydovora genomic window:
- a CDS encoding alpha/beta fold hydrolase: MSLIISPHRNIAFVKGLPEPSKEPKLLVHGDHEASFVKKLLQKMKHNNPNSKLVVVNDAHHIANQDNPEEFNKILLSFLDELDQ, from the coding sequence ATGTCACTTATAATCTCTCCTCATAGAAATATAGCGTTCGTAAAAGGTCTTCCAGAACCTTCTAAGGAGCCCAAGCTTCTTGTGCACGGAGACCATGAAGCATCTTTTGTGAAAAAACTTCTGCAAAAAATGAAGCATAACAACCCCAACAGCAAACTCGTAGTAGTGAATGATGCACACCATATAGCCAATCAAGATAACCCTGAAGAGTTTAATAAAATTTTGCTGTCTTTCCTGGATGAACTTGATCAATAG
- a CDS encoding PolC-type DNA polymerase III → MVIIDSYIKNCVVLDIETTGLNPEENAKIIEIGAVKVKDHKIVDKYHTLINPECEIPLDTLRLCEGLEQEQNKIYQSPKIEDIREEFLKFIEDLPLICHNSDFEEGFLKKYISGISQKFLDSCELACIVEPQLDAHKIDHLGKVIFDSKSYKENHRALDDAEDTLKILNCVWQDKIPENGKKFIQHPNSRFSN, encoded by the coding sequence GTGGTTATTATCGACTCCTACATCAAAAACTGTGTAGTTTTAGATATTGAAACAACCGGCTTAAACCCAGAGGAAAATGCCAAAATAATTGAAATAGGTGCAGTTAAAGTCAAAGACCATAAAATAGTCGATAAATATCATACACTAATCAACCCTGAATGTGAAATACCACTGGATACATTGCGATTGTGTGAAGGGTTAGAACAAGAACAAAATAAGATATACCAATCTCCTAAAATTGAAGATATAAGAGAAGAATTTCTAAAGTTTATTGAAGATCTTCCTCTTATATGTCACAATTCCGATTTTGAAGAAGGATTTTTAAAAAAGTATATATCTGGTATATCTCAAAAATTTTTAGATAGTTGTGAGTTAGCATGCATAGTTGAACCACAATTAGATGCACATAAAATAGATCACTTAGGTAAAGTTATTTTTGATTCAAAGTCATATAAAGAAAATCATAGAGCTTTAGATGATGCAGAAGATACACTGAAAATACTTAATTGTGTTTGGCAAGATAAAATTCCCGAAAACGGCAAAAAATTTATCCAGCACCCCAATTCCAGATTTAGCAATTAA
- a CDS encoding 3'-5' exoribonuclease YhaM family protein, translated as MTANCLLDLKEPGQTFEGYALVIDVQAATAKNNKPYINLVLGKKEKKLRSKLWDNNFNGYELQELVNEVFIQGTIVYIKGDVGKFNEELQLSINKFSRVESDEIEYSDFIPLAPEPKDKLVKEFENFLEDIENPIIKRVCQNIYNDYNEKFTSYPAAKFNHHAFGSGLLYHTVSMLRMAKHIATQYTNINRDLLYAGVALHDFGKVYALSEGPVSDYTRSGNLLGHITLTNMLIYKTVEKIKKERKKVNRKTDLTKKERQLVSELMHIISAHHGKLEYGSPVKPQTLEAEIVHHIDMIDTRINMINMGLIDDDISKDQAKKIPPLGYFYKSSDNSAESNLE; from the coding sequence GTGACTGCCAATTGTTTATTAGATCTTAAAGAACCAGGACAAACTTTTGAAGGATATGCCTTAGTAATAGATGTTCAGGCTGCAACTGCTAAAAATAATAAACCTTATATTAATCTAGTGTTAGGGAAAAAAGAAAAAAAACTAAGAAGTAAACTCTGGGATAATAATTTTAACGGATATGAATTACAGGAACTTGTAAATGAGGTTTTCATTCAAGGCACTATAGTTTACATAAAAGGTGATGTTGGCAAATTCAACGAAGAGCTTCAGTTATCTATCAATAAATTTAGCCGGGTTGAAAGTGATGAAATAGAATATTCAGACTTTATTCCATTAGCTCCTGAACCCAAAGATAAACTTGTAAAAGAATTTGAAAATTTTCTAGAAGATATTGAAAATCCTATCATCAAAAGAGTTTGTCAAAATATTTACAATGATTATAATGAAAAATTCACCTCTTACCCAGCTGCAAAATTTAACCATCATGCTTTTGGTAGTGGTTTATTGTATCATACAGTATCTATGTTGCGAATGGCTAAACACATAGCAACACAGTACACAAATATAAATAGGGATTTACTCTATGCAGGTGTAGCTTTACATGATTTTGGAAAAGTGTACGCACTGTCTGAGGGGCCAGTTTCTGACTATACTAGGTCAGGTAATTTACTGGGGCACATTACCCTAACTAATATGCTTATTTATAAAACAGTAGAAAAAATAAAAAAAGAAAGAAAAAAGGTAAACAGAAAGACTGATCTTACAAAAAAAGAGCGTCAGTTAGTATCTGAACTAATGCACATTATTTCTGCGCACCATGGGAAGTTAGAGTATGGCAGCCCAGTTAAGCCACAAACGCTAGAAGCTGAAATAGTTCATCATATTGATATGATTGATACGAGAATCAATATGATTAACATGGGATTAATTGATGATGATATATCGAAAGATCAAGCCAAAAAAATACCTCCTTTAGGGTACTTCTATAAATCAAGCGACAACTCGGCCGAAAGCAATTTGGAGTGA
- a CDS encoding ATP-dependent DNA helicase, translated as MLKQSKLVKIIHEYCQDQESPWDWYPYVKEVLECDYIDLNLEVESDLEVANELQPPTLDDVEDILQDEKVLKKYLPDYSLRDGQAELAAKIKDTLVNGGYLCAEAPTGLGKSLPYLLVTLLWLHENKGQVVIATANKSLQEDILENEFPKIVDSLNLTGIKHLKVKGRENYVCLNKHNKFINGLDTSEDEIALAIYLENWIEKVESGDIDEDLSYWFEINYWKEKEYSKSHIPLKQLLKSDRIDCEGNNCSFNNKCKFNEMKQKLETAKLIVVNQSLLTCWPKSYPEIKLLIVDEAHNLRRNMIEGGKIEVSSSELKWLLNDFYNSNKKEGGPLFYLINYYNKTTNKKKRLHQFNNIINETHQIINKLESQIKKHFENNGWTEEYEEKKRLKKEKDSLKFFKRVEKLASNINQLSQEVTSIVNEIKEIKQSFDQQPLAMRIEEFIKRFEFISKLLYELRDQPGDSDGWCYYGGIKIDKSWFLGKEGLNKPFTENIIANLEAGVFTSATLRVEEKFDYFKKTINLNDARNTRHFYIGHIFDYQSNCRLAIPTDISIYKKEDKFIKEVSELLVKVAKTLNGRTLFLGHSTERLEKIYGYAYKKLEKENILVLSPEDSKKKGKEFLESNKRVVVLGSRTFFEGVNIPGPSLSCVLIEKVGFKHPSDPLNDKLREEKGKTEAFQYDVKRVSMELKQMFGRLTRTPNDYGYVFVLNQLIGDDYQSKLRNELPPAEIVEGTTDEIINRMKSDFAYWEGSLDLDSNIL; from the coding sequence ATGCTTAAACAATCTAAGTTAGTAAAAATAATTCATGAGTATTGCCAGGATCAAGAATCCCCTTGGGATTGGTATCCTTATGTAAAAGAAGTATTAGAATGTGACTATATAGATTTAAATCTTGAAGTTGAATCTGATTTGGAAGTTGCAAATGAGTTACAACCACCAACTCTTGATGACGTGGAAGACATACTGCAAGACGAAAAGGTTCTTAAAAAATATTTACCGGACTATTCATTACGAGATGGTCAGGCAGAACTTGCAGCAAAAATTAAAGATACTTTAGTTAATGGGGGATATCTTTGTGCAGAAGCGCCTACAGGATTAGGTAAATCATTACCCTATTTATTAGTTACATTACTTTGGTTACATGAAAATAAAGGGCAAGTAGTAATTGCAACAGCAAATAAATCACTTCAAGAGGATATTTTGGAAAATGAGTTTCCAAAGATAGTTGATAGCTTAAATCTAACGGGGATTAAACATTTAAAAGTAAAAGGTAGGGAGAATTATGTTTGTTTAAACAAACATAATAAGTTTATTAATGGGTTAGATACTAGTGAAGATGAAATAGCATTGGCAATTTATCTAGAAAACTGGATAGAAAAAGTAGAAAGTGGTGATATAGACGAAGATTTATCTTATTGGTTTGAAATAAATTATTGGAAGGAGAAAGAATATAGTAAGAGCCATATTCCGTTAAAACAATTATTAAAAAGCGATCGAATAGACTGTGAAGGAAATAATTGTTCTTTTAATAATAAATGTAAATTTAATGAAATGAAACAAAAATTAGAAACTGCTAAGTTGATAGTAGTAAACCAAAGTCTATTGACTTGCTGGCCGAAAAGTTATCCAGAAATAAAGCTCTTAATAGTGGATGAGGCTCACAACCTTAGAAGAAACATGATAGAAGGGGGGAAAATAGAAGTATCATCTTCTGAACTTAAATGGTTACTTAATGATTTTTATAATAGTAATAAAAAAGAAGGTGGCCCACTGTTTTATTTGATTAATTATTATAATAAGACAACTAATAAAAAGAAAAGACTACATCAATTTAATAATATTATTAATGAAACTCATCAAATAATAAATAAGCTGGAAAGTCAAATTAAAAAACACTTTGAAAATAATGGATGGACAGAAGAGTATGAAGAGAAGAAACGTTTGAAAAAGGAAAAGGATAGCTTGAAGTTTTTTAAGAGAGTAGAAAAACTTGCTTCTAATATAAATCAATTATCTCAGGAAGTAACAAGTATAGTAAATGAAATTAAAGAAATAAAACAAAGCTTCGACCAACAACCACTAGCAATGAGAATTGAAGAGTTTATTAAAAGATTCGAATTTATATCTAAACTTTTATATGAATTACGTGATCAGCCAGGTGATTCGGACGGTTGGTGTTATTATGGAGGTATTAAAATAGATAAAAGTTGGTTTTTAGGAAAGGAAGGATTAAATAAACCTTTTACAGAGAACATTATAGCTAACTTAGAAGCTGGAGTATTTACTTCAGCCACTTTAAGGGTAGAAGAAAAGTTTGATTACTTCAAGAAAACTATTAACTTAAATGATGCTAGAAATACACGTCATTTTTATATTGGGCATATTTTTGATTATCAATCTAACTGTCGACTAGCAATCCCCACTGATATTTCAATATACAAAAAAGAAGATAAATTCATCAAAGAGGTTAGTGAGCTATTAGTAAAAGTGGCTAAAACATTAAACGGTAGGACGTTATTTTTAGGTCATAGTACCGAAAGGCTAGAAAAGATATATGGCTATGCTTACAAAAAGTTAGAGAAAGAAAATATATTGGTACTTAGTCCTGAAGACAGTAAAAAGAAAGGTAAAGAATTTCTAGAGTCTAACAAAAGAGTTGTAGTTTTAGGTAGCCGAACTTTTTTTGAAGGGGTTAATATACCTGGCCCAAGTCTTAGCTGCGTTCTAATTGAAAAAGTGGGATTTAAACACCCCAGTGACCCTTTAAATGATAAATTAAGGGAGGAAAAGGGGAAAACCGAAGCCTTTCAATATGATGTTAAAAGAGTAAGTATGGAACTAAAACAGATGTTTGGACGCCTGACAAGAACCCCAAATGATTATGGTTATGTTTTTGTACTCAATCAATTAATAGGTGATGATTATCAGAGTAAGTTAAGGAATGAACTGCCACCCGCTGAGATAGTAGAAGGAACGACAGATGAAATAATAAACCGCATGAAGTCTGATTTTGCATATTGGGAGGGTAGTCTCGATTTAGACTCTAATATTTTATAA
- a CDS encoding copper amine oxidase N-terminal domain-containing protein translates to MKRPIIVVLLVLLLSFGTALADEVSVYLDDEAVEFDDQGAFVDEEGRTQVPVRFVSDELGGETDWIEAEERVNIQRNDTELDLTIGVDVFEKDGEMRTMDTAPVITGEDRTVVPLRFVSEGLGAEVDWDGDTRTVYIYDDKEDPEEPGFEEGDTPDYSWMPKEEVPEDLEYDGDPSSPGEPRKHRGMQVYDEISHIPKEEPDEIRGEDGRISRQANDYYARLILDEYVKFTEYGIEGKMPEPPSDDFKWRFSSMVKYYSELDVTGTDLDKIFNHNDVEIGEYFEYEIDWDKVKHGRFAFELFEKETSGFPEVYSLMYPTAEVRIESFR, encoded by the coding sequence TTGAAAAGGCCAATTATAGTTGTACTTTTAGTTTTATTACTTAGCTTTGGTACAGCTTTAGCTGATGAAGTTAGTGTTTATTTGGACGATGAAGCAGTGGAATTTGATGACCAGGGAGCTTTTGTTGATGAAGAAGGAAGAACCCAGGTCCCAGTAAGGTTTGTAAGCGACGAACTAGGTGGTGAGACAGACTGGATAGAAGCTGAAGAAAGGGTTAATATCCAAAGAAATGATACAGAGCTGGATCTAACTATTGGCGTAGACGTGTTCGAAAAAGACGGCGAGATGAGAACAATGGACACAGCACCTGTTATCACAGGTGAAGATAGGACAGTGGTTCCGCTTAGGTTTGTCTCAGAAGGTCTGGGTGCAGAGGTTGATTGGGACGGCGATACGAGGACGGTCTATATCTATGACGATAAAGAAGACCCTGAAGAGCCTGGATTTGAAGAAGGAGATACCCCGGATTATAGCTGGATGCCAAAAGAAGAAGTCCCAGAAGATTTAGAATACGACGGTGATCCTTCAAGTCCCGGTGAGCCAAGAAAGCATAGAGGTATGCAGGTATACGATGAGATCTCACACATTCCAAAAGAAGAGCCAGACGAAATCAGAGGCGAAGATGGAAGGATATCCAGACAGGCAAATGATTACTACGCAAGGCTTATCCTAGATGAATACGTTAAATTTACAGAATACGGCATCGAGGGGAAAATGCCAGAACCCCCTTCTGATGATTTTAAGTGGCGTTTTTCTTCAATGGTTAAATATTACTCTGAATTAGATGTAACCGGTACAGACTTAGATAAAATTTTTAACCACAACGATGTAGAGATAGGAGAATATTTTGAATACGAGATAGACTGGGACAAAGTAAAACATGGACGTTTTGCTTTTGAACTGTTTGAAAAAGAGACTAGTGGTTTTCCTGAAGTGTACAGTCTGATGTATCCCACAGCCGAGGTGAGAATCGAGTCATTTAGATAA
- the istB gene encoding IS21-like element helper ATPase IstB — translation MKETIESYCKKLKLGTTIPENYPQIEADTHEEFLEKLLRLEVEQREINRKNRLLKQANFPTFKTSKDYNFDNVALPESIDVETLKTAGFVEQKENLILYGPVGTGKTFMSIAVGIEACNRGKKVMFYTTAALVNQLLEAQADGEINKLMKKIEKADVLICDEWGYIPLNTEGAQLLFQVISNCYEKRSVIITTNLEFSKWNTIFYDEKLTSAIIDRLVHYSHLITFTGPSYRLQNSYINC, via the coding sequence ATGAAAGAAACTATTGAGAGCTACTGCAAAAAGCTTAAGTTAGGTACTACTATACCGGAGAATTACCCTCAAATAGAAGCAGATACCCATGAAGAGTTTTTAGAGAAACTTTTAAGACTGGAGGTGGAACAAAGGGAGATAAATCGTAAAAACCGCCTTTTAAAACAGGCTAATTTTCCTACCTTCAAAACATCTAAGGACTACAATTTTGATAACGTAGCTTTGCCGGAAAGCATTGACGTGGAAACACTTAAGACTGCCGGTTTTGTTGAACAAAAGGAAAATCTTATTCTTTACGGGCCTGTAGGCACTGGGAAAACTTTTATGAGTATTGCTGTGGGAATTGAAGCTTGTAACCGTGGGAAAAAGGTTATGTTTTACACTACAGCAGCTTTGGTCAATCAGCTTTTAGAAGCTCAAGCTGACGGGGAAATAAATAAATTAATGAAAAAGATTGAAAAAGCAGATGTGTTAATTTGCGATGAATGGGGGTACATCCCCCTCAACACAGAAGGAGCACAACTTCTTTTTCAAGTAATTTCAAACTGTTACGAAAAGCGTAGTGTAATCATCACTACCAATTTAGAATTTAGCAAGTGGAACACTATATTTTATGATGAAAAGCTTACTAGTGCAATTATCGACAGGTTAGTTCACTACAGCCATTTGATCACATTTACAGGGCCTAGCTACAGGCTGCAGAACTCTTACATTAATTGCTAA
- a CDS encoding thiolase domain-containing protein — MSVSVIGTYHSKVGNLEDKNLYDLIIEAGKGAINNSKVEAKEIGGVWIGNYSGGGFNNQEHTASIAIDIDPNLRFAPCNRAENACASGSAAITGAVNAIKAGEVEYALVIGVEKMTSLETKGVTKVLAKASHWLEEGVNGMTFPGMFAEYAKGYMKQYGIKLEELRPYLAKVAAKNHTNAKFNPLAQMPLEISYQDILDKPDEKNPVIADPLRVFDCSLISDGAAAIILTSTENAKKLEDDVVELSSLVQMNDYLALNKRSVYEFTAGKKVIKKVYEEAGITIDDIDFAEVHDCFTIAEILAYETIGLSEPGEGWKMLDQPTVYKDGSKPINVSGGLKAKGHPVGATGVSMAVLNVRQLQNNAIGYQVKDPEIGLAFNIGGSAASNYALVFKRIK; from the coding sequence TTGAGCGTATCAGTTATAGGGACATATCATTCAAAAGTTGGCAATCTTGAGGATAAGAACTTGTATGATCTTATAATTGAAGCAGGCAAAGGCGCTATTAATAATTCTAAAGTAGAAGCTAAAGAAATCGGTGGTGTTTGGATAGGGAATTATAGTGGCGGAGGATTTAATAACCAGGAGCATACAGCTTCCATTGCAATAGACATCGATCCAAACCTTAGATTTGCTCCATGCAACAGAGCTGAAAATGCTTGTGCCTCTGGTTCTGCTGCAATCACTGGTGCGGTAAATGCAATTAAAGCTGGGGAAGTAGAATATGCACTTGTAATAGGCGTAGAAAAAATGACAAGTCTTGAAACAAAAGGTGTAACAAAAGTACTAGCAAAAGCTTCTCACTGGCTAGAAGAAGGAGTAAACGGGATGACTTTTCCAGGAATGTTTGCAGAGTATGCAAAAGGCTATATGAAACAATATGGAATTAAACTAGAAGAACTTCGACCTTATCTTGCCAAAGTAGCTGCTAAAAACCATACAAATGCAAAATTTAATCCTTTAGCACAGATGCCATTAGAAATAAGTTATCAAGATATATTGGATAAACCTGATGAAAAAAATCCAGTAATAGCTGATCCTTTAAGAGTTTTTGACTGTTCTCTTATTTCTGATGGAGCTGCCGCTATTATTTTAACTTCTACAGAAAATGCTAAAAAATTAGAAGATGACGTAGTGGAACTTTCTTCTTTAGTGCAGATGAATGATTATCTTGCTCTTAATAAAAGAAGTGTTTATGAATTTACTGCCGGGAAAAAAGTAATCAAAAAAGTCTATGAAGAAGCTGGAATAACAATTGATGATATTGATTTTGCTGAAGTACATGACTGTTTTACAATTGCAGAGATACTTGCATATGAAACAATTGGCCTTAGTGAGCCAGGTGAAGGTTGGAAAATGTTAGATCAACCTACAGTATATAAAGACGGCAGTAAACCTATAAATGTTTCAGGTGGATTAAAAGCTAAGGGTCATCCTGTAGGTGCTACAGGTGTTTCTATGGCAGTACTTAATGTAAGACAGCTACAAAATAATGCTATAGGTTACCAAGTTAAGGATCCAGAAATAGGATTAGCTTTTAATATCGGTGGAAGTGCTGCAAGTAATTATGCTCTTGTATTTAAAAGGATTAAATAA
- the istA gene encoding IS21 family transposase, translating into MTQQYNIKYLSFHKGKKYSEISRETGHDFKTVKKYAEKEDFNDSPPRRKKKSSKLDPFKPTIDQWLNEDTKAPVKQRHTAKRIYDRLKEEFKEKFNVSERVVRYYVSAKKREIFGDSEAYLPLEHPSGEAQVDFGESLIYENGKEIKGHSLVLSFPHSNVAYEQVFRGQNQECLLEGLQRIFKYINGVPTKIWFDNLSAAVKEIKKKGERELIEQFEKFALHYGFLHNFCNAGKSNEKGHVENKVGFTRLNHFVPVPSVSDIEDLNEELFQKAENDAQKLHYKKQKKEAELFEEDKNCLLKLPDKPFDIGRLVKVKTNKYGKVELDKKIYSTSPRLVGKQVWLYLTHDRVDVLDEDYKQVVSHPRLYQETESMKWYPYLELIAKRPNALKYTGFYKELPDPWQDYLEYLDYPKKKKALHLLKDIIEHNDMDTAADVLSQTLKDGVDDVESIRLTWTRKTSNITLPSELVSNNNIPSMTGYTPNFAVYDELLNKAGDRK; encoded by the coding sequence ATGACTCAACAGTATAATATCAAATACTTATCATTTCATAAAGGAAAAAAGTACAGCGAAATTAGCAGGGAAACAGGCCATGATTTCAAAACTGTGAAAAAATACGCCGAGAAGGAAGATTTTAATGATAGTCCTCCCCGGAGAAAGAAAAAAAGTTCAAAACTTGATCCTTTTAAACCAACTATTGATCAGTGGTTAAATGAAGATACAAAAGCTCCAGTAAAACAGCGGCATACAGCTAAAAGAATATACGATAGATTAAAAGAGGAATTTAAGGAAAAATTTAATGTTTCTGAAAGAGTCGTTAGATATTACGTATCAGCTAAAAAGAGAGAAATATTTGGTGATAGTGAAGCTTATCTTCCCCTTGAACATCCTTCTGGGGAAGCTCAAGTGGACTTTGGCGAGTCACTAATTTATGAAAACGGCAAAGAAATCAAAGGGCATTCTCTAGTCTTATCGTTTCCCCATAGCAATGTAGCTTACGAGCAAGTTTTCAGGGGCCAAAACCAGGAATGTTTGTTGGAAGGGCTGCAGAGGATATTCAAATATATAAACGGTGTTCCCACAAAGATTTGGTTTGATAATCTATCTGCTGCAGTGAAAGAAATTAAGAAAAAAGGTGAAAGAGAGTTAATCGAACAATTTGAAAAATTTGCCCTTCATTACGGGTTTCTCCACAACTTTTGTAATGCCGGCAAATCAAATGAAAAAGGTCATGTGGAAAACAAAGTAGGCTTCACCAGGCTAAATCATTTTGTCCCCGTTCCTTCCGTATCTGACATAGAAGATTTGAATGAAGAACTTTTTCAAAAAGCAGAAAACGACGCCCAAAAACTGCACTACAAAAAACAAAAGAAAGAAGCAGAGCTATTTGAAGAGGATAAAAATTGCTTACTTAAATTACCGGACAAGCCTTTTGATATTGGCCGATTGGTAAAAGTAAAAACAAATAAATATGGAAAAGTTGAATTAGATAAAAAGATCTATTCCACATCTCCCCGGCTAGTGGGAAAACAGGTCTGGCTTTATTTAACCCATGATAGGGTGGATGTGTTAGATGAAGATTATAAACAAGTGGTTTCACACCCTAGGCTCTATCAAGAAACTGAGTCAATGAAATGGTATCCCTATTTAGAGCTGATAGCAAAACGGCCTAACGCTTTAAAATACACTGGTTTTTACAAAGAATTGCCCGATCCCTGGCAGGATTATCTTGAGTATCTTGATTACCCGAAAAAGAAAAAAGCACTTCATTTATTAAAGGATATAATTGAGCACAATGACATGGATACTGCAGCCGATGTACTTTCACAAACCCTCAAAGATGGAGTAGATGATGTGGAAAGTATCAGGCTTACTTGGACTAGAAAAACTAGCAACATAACTCTACCATCCGAACTGGTTTCAAACAATAATATACCTTCAATGACAGGATATACTCCAAATTTCGCAGTTTACGATGAGCTATTAAACAAGGCAGGTGATAGGAAATGA
- a CDS encoding AMP-binding protein, which translates to MQTKEELNNWIKSICEKYENYDIKLSDLLCDSHSGKPEKTALYFEDDAGTKQRYTFTELKELSEKFAGVLAEKGIRKNDKVAVLLPKIPELIIAALGIWRLGGVYVPLFTAFGPEAISHRVKNGEAKLIITNKENRPKLDSFSDSINIMVVDSSEGYDSTDFDFWQELNKAEPLKQPNNVRGEDTFILLYTSGTTGLPKGVEIPVKALASFEVYMRLGLDVREEDTFWNMADPGWAYGLYYGVVGPLLIGKGNIFYKAPFDADAILRILRDYRVTNFASAPTAYRALRNSGISEEAKEKLQLRVCSSAGETLNFDLVEWSKNNFGVPIYDQYGQTEVGMVVNNHHHPLLDYGSQPNSMGVPMPGYRVVVLNDSYEEAGAGEEGKMAIDTENSPLFWFKSYFNDPDRTAKSFTDDKRYYITGDVVSRDDNNFFYYSSRVDDIILTAGYRVSPVEVEEALLQHDAVNDVAVVGIPDSLRGEIIKAFVELNPKYNTGEDLAKELSNFVKKNYSAHAYPREVEFVEAIPKTPSGKKQRYLLKQ; encoded by the coding sequence TTGCAAACTAAAGAAGAGTTGAATAATTGGATTAAAAGTATTTGCGAAAAGTATGAAAACTATGATATTAAACTTTCTGATTTGTTATGCGACAGCCATTCAGGGAAACCAGAAAAAACTGCACTTTACTTTGAAGACGATGCTGGTACAAAACAGAGGTATACATTCACCGAGTTAAAAGAGCTGTCTGAGAAATTTGCTGGAGTATTGGCAGAAAAAGGTATTAGAAAAAACGATAAAGTCGCTGTACTTTTGCCAAAAATTCCAGAACTTATTATTGCAGCATTGGGAATCTGGCGCCTTGGTGGCGTTTATGTGCCTTTATTTACAGCGTTTGGCCCCGAGGCTATTTCACACCGGGTAAAGAATGGGGAAGCCAAGTTAATAATTACTAATAAAGAAAATCGTCCGAAGCTCGATTCTTTTTCAGATTCAATAAATATAATGGTAGTGGACAGTTCCGAAGGTTATGACAGTACAGATTTTGACTTTTGGCAGGAATTGAACAAAGCAGAACCTTTGAAACAGCCAAATAATGTCCGGGGAGAAGATACTTTTATCCTTCTTTACACTTCAGGCACAACGGGGTTACCAAAGGGAGTAGAAATACCTGTTAAAGCTCTTGCTTCTTTTGAAGTTTATATGCGCCTTGGTCTTGATGTACGGGAGGAGGATACATTCTGGAACATGGCTGATCCAGGATGGGCTTACGGGCTTTACTATGGTGTAGTTGGTCCCCTGCTTATTGGCAAGGGAAATATATTTTATAAGGCTCCTTTTGATGCAGATGCGATATTAAGGATATTAAGGGATTACAGAGTAACAAACTTTGCCAGCGCTCCTACCGCATACCGAGCATTACGAAATTCTGGAATATCAGAGGAAGCAAAAGAAAAACTACAACTTCGAGTTTGTTCAAGTGCGGGTGAGACACTTAATTTTGACCTTGTTGAATGGTCTAAAAATAATTTCGGTGTTCCTATTTACGATCAATATGGTCAGACAGAAGTGGGGATGGTTGTTAACAATCACCATCATCCTTTGCTTGATTACGGTTCTCAACCCAACTCTATGGGTGTTCCTATGCCGGGTTACCGTGTAGTTGTCTTAAACGATTCTTATGAAGAAGCAGGAGCGGGTGAAGAGGGAAAAATGGCAATCGATACAGAGAATTCCCCACTTTTCTGGTTTAAAAGTTATTTTAATGATCCTGACCGTACGGCAAAAAGCTTTACCGATGACAAGCGCTATTATATAACTGGCGATGTTGTCAGCCGGGATGATAATAATTTCTTTTACTACTCGAGCAGGGTTGATGATATTATTTTGACAGCGGGCTACAGGGTAAGTCCTGTTGAAGTCGAAGAAGCACTTTTACAACATGATGCTGTAAATGACGTAGCTGTAGTAGGTATACCTGACTCTTTGCGTGGGGAAATAATTAAAGCTTTTGTCGAATTAAATCCCAAGTACAATACAGGTGAAGATTTAGCTAAAGAATTAAGCAATTTTGTAAAGAAGAATTATTCTGCCCATGCCTACCCTCGTGAAGTTGAGTTTGTAGAGGCAATACCTAAAACTCCAAGTGGCAAAAAACAGAGGTATCTTCTTAAACAGTAA
- a CDS encoding 3D domain-containing protein → MDSKLKKFWRKCKEFLKKHEGLFEKCKGLLKKCKEFLKKCKKFLKKQGVERIIIMGLFICLVTTLVTVNYRISNLHQNLFELENEKSLLKKELSTFEDAEDYELREMNVTKYAPLSSTAVAGWDFAGDREITASGEQVAPGKTAAAGPNIPFGTKIYVEGKGWYTVNDRGGLIGADDIDLATESKETALEWGIQQRLVIIDLP, encoded by the coding sequence ATGGATAGCAAACTTAAAAAATTTTGGCGGAAGTGCAAAGAGTTTCTCAAGAAGCACGAAGGGTTGTTTGAGAAGTGCAAAGGACTGCTGAAAAAATGTAAAGAGTTTCTCAAGAAGTGTAAAAAGTTTCTTAAAAAGCAAGGTGTTGAACGAATTATTATTATGGGGTTATTCATTTGCCTTGTAACAACTTTAGTTACAGTTAACTATCGTATTTCTAATTTGCATCAAAATCTCTTTGAGCTTGAGAATGAAAAGTCCCTTTTAAAAAAAGAGCTTTCTACGTTTGAAGATGCTGAAGACTATGAGCTCCGTGAAATGAATGTTACTAAATACGCGCCGCTATCTTCTACTGCTGTAGCAGGCTGGGATTTTGCAGGTGACCGGGAAATTACGGCCAGCGGAGAACAAGTTGCGCCTGGAAAAACTGCAGCAGCTGGTCCTAACATTCCTTTTGGTACTAAAATTTATGTTGAAGGAAAAGGGTGGTACACAGTTAATGACCGTGGAGGCTTAATAGGAGCTGATGATATTGACCTGGCTACTGAGTCAAAAGAAACCGCACTAGAATGGGGCATACAGCAAAGATTAGTTATTATTGACCTACCCTAG